Proteins encoded by one window of Halorussus vallis:
- a CDS encoding transcription initiation factor IIB has product MATREIYETSFDEDVQTDSSANQCPECDGRVTTNAVETVCEDCGLVVDEQRIDHGPEWRAFDKDKRGRTGAPLTAARHDRGLSTEIGRGTDANGNTLSGRKRRQVARMRREQTRGRFQSKAERNLAHGLGEIRRIVSALELSETIRDQACRLFRSAQNEDLLRGRSIEAMATASVYGACRCNGLSRTLDDVTDPAHVEQSRVRNAYKTLNTELGLPAKPVTPSAFVPRLASELDVPDRIRQRARKLAEDSESTGVTTGVCPSGFAAACLYKAGHEQGQLLTQSAVAAVANVSIVTVRTHRDALDELAV; this is encoded by the coding sequence ATGGCAACAAGAGAAATCTACGAGACATCGTTCGACGAAGACGTACAGACTGACTCCAGCGCGAACCAGTGTCCCGAATGCGACGGCCGGGTCACCACCAATGCGGTCGAAACCGTCTGCGAGGACTGTGGCCTCGTCGTCGACGAGCAGCGAATCGATCACGGGCCAGAGTGGCGAGCGTTCGACAAGGACAAGCGCGGACGGACGGGTGCACCGCTCACGGCGGCGCGGCACGACCGAGGGCTATCGACCGAGATCGGCCGTGGAACTGACGCGAACGGGAACACACTCTCCGGACGGAAGCGGCGGCAGGTGGCCCGGATGCGCCGGGAACAGACCCGGGGACGGTTTCAGTCGAAAGCCGAGCGCAACCTCGCACATGGCCTCGGTGAGATCCGCCGGATCGTGAGCGCACTCGAGCTGTCCGAGACGATTCGTGACCAGGCGTGTCGACTCTTCCGGAGCGCCCAGAACGAAGACCTCCTCCGAGGACGGTCGATTGAAGCGATGGCCACCGCGAGCGTCTACGGCGCCTGTCGGTGCAACGGACTCTCGCGAACCCTCGACGACGTCACCGACCCGGCGCACGTCGAGCAGTCGCGGGTGAGGAACGCGTACAAGACGCTGAATACGGAACTCGGCCTCCCAGCCAAGCCCGTGACGCCCAGTGCGTTCGTTCCGCGGCTCGCATCAGAACTCGACGTCCCAGATCGGATCCGGCAACGGGCCAGGAAGTTGGCGGAAGATTCCGAATCGACGGGAGTTACCACGGGCGTTTGCCCGTCAGGATTCGCCGCGGCCTGCCTGTACAAAGCGGGGCACGAACAGGGACAGTTGCTCACACAGTCAGCGGTCGCAGCGGTCGCGAACGTTTCAATAGTAACCGTCCGGACTCACCGAGACGCACTGGACGAACTAGCTGTCTAA
- a CDS encoding helix-turn-helix domain-containing protein, which produces MYEACGEKEFKVLLALDTGDSISGVARKIDENRETIRRVVNRIEEAGYVAYDDGLQLVDQTLRDVGLEFLAVAADTSPPSIPEAYVLPQFAGMDYAFTAIDAVYVWTRGGYQVARDPEDYPLFIAVREQDVDAWTAFFDRFGIPVAQERQPADDLDGAIQVVLEPRSQIEAEMVDGRPVIPLQETVAFANEYYATFESALDMLGRMYDDVDTDATYRMEPA; this is translated from the coding sequence ATGTACGAAGCGTGTGGCGAGAAGGAATTCAAGGTGCTCCTCGCGCTCGATACGGGGGACTCCATCTCGGGCGTCGCGCGGAAGATCGACGAGAACCGGGAGACGATCCGTCGCGTCGTGAACCGCATCGAGGAGGCCGGGTACGTCGCGTACGATGACGGCCTCCAGCTCGTCGATCAGACGCTCCGTGACGTCGGTCTCGAGTTCCTGGCCGTGGCAGCAGACACCTCGCCGCCATCGATCCCGGAGGCGTACGTCCTCCCACAGTTCGCTGGCATGGACTACGCATTCACCGCTATCGATGCCGTCTACGTCTGGACACGCGGTGGCTACCAGGTCGCCCGCGACCCGGAGGACTATCCGCTGTTCATCGCTGTTCGCGAGCAGGACGTCGACGCCTGGACAGCGTTCTTCGACCGATTCGGGATTCCGGTCGCACAGGAACGACAACCGGCCGACGACCTCGATGGTGCGATACAGGTTGTTCTCGAGCCGCGGTCACAGATCGAGGCCGAGATGGTCGACGGCCGGCCCGTCATCCCGCTCCAAGAGACCGTGGCGTTCGCAAACGAGTACTACGCGACCTTCGAGTCGGCACTCGACATGCTCGGCCGAATGTACGACGACGTCGACACTGATGCGACCTACCGCATGGAGCCAGCCTAA
- a CDS encoding DUF7389 domain-containing protein has product MSEHTQPSRADVESSGNSEQPSQTEHVERTDVGVSLTVKLKRGTGTRDEDQIKAKVKAKTLEDAREDMETLRAYIHDLAEDVRQIQPADPHEE; this is encoded by the coding sequence ATGTCGGAACACACCCAGCCGTCTCGTGCGGATGTCGAATCGTCAGGGAACAGTGAGCAGCCGTCACAAACGGAGCACGTCGAGCGCACTGACGTCGGTGTCTCGCTGACCGTGAAGCTCAAACGCGGAACCGGGACACGAGATGAAGACCAGATCAAGGCCAAGGTGAAAGCGAAAACGCTGGAAGATGCCCGGGAGGACATGGAGACGCTTCGAGCGTACATCCACGACCTCGCCGAGGACGTCCGCCAGATCCAGCCAGCAGACCCACACGAAGAGTAA
- a CDS encoding DUF6166 domain-containing protein, protein MSGTIDSRSLEQTRPRDDRDVVYVGYRQRGRAVVEKLPGQEQLTLERSLEMANHSPSGFEWGYGGSGPAQLALALLLDYTDDEQVALAQYTEFKNEVVSQLDCTGRDGRWRLTGSDIDAALREISDGAVAPSI, encoded by the coding sequence ATGAGTGGAACTATCGACTCACGATCGCTCGAACAGACACGCCCGAGGGATGACCGCGACGTCGTCTACGTCGGCTACCGACAGCGCGGACGCGCCGTCGTGGAGAAGCTACCTGGACAAGAACAGCTCACTCTAGAGCGGAGTCTCGAGATGGCGAACCACAGCCCCTCGGGCTTCGAGTGGGGATACGGTGGCAGTGGCCCGGCGCAACTCGCGCTCGCGCTTCTGCTGGATTATACCGACGACGAGCAAGTTGCGCTAGCGCAATACACCGAGTTCAAAAACGAGGTCGTGAGCCAGTTGGACTGCACTGGTCGCGACGGGCGCTGGCGACTCACCGGCAGTGACATCGACGCAGCCCTTCGCGAAATCTCCGATGGAGCCGTCGCACCGTCTATCTGA
- a CDS encoding RidA family protein — MSSESTTRTRVVSRASEATRKQRDGTEFTGAFGQRTGDSDLLFVEGQLPERDGTVESDDSASKQLELCLENLESVLAQHGRTVENVLQVTLYLADMDAYEQVNETYEQYFEETYPARTTVGVCELLGGAAVTVDAVVAVE, encoded by the coding sequence ATGTCGAGCGAATCAACCACCCGAACCCGTGTTGTCTCGCGTGCAAGTGAAGCTACTCGCAAACAACGTGACGGAACTGAGTTTACGGGCGCATTCGGCCAGCGAACCGGTGATTCGGATCTCCTCTTTGTCGAGGGGCAGCTCCCGGAACGGGATGGAACAGTGGAAAGCGATGACTCTGCGTCGAAGCAGCTGGAACTCTGCCTGGAGAACCTCGAATCCGTCCTCGCTCAGCACGGGCGGACCGTTGAGAACGTGCTCCAGGTCACGCTCTACCTCGCGGACATGGACGCGTACGAGCAGGTGAACGAGACGTACGAGCAGTACTTCGAGGAGACGTATCCCGCGCGGACAACGGTCGGCGTCTGTGAACTGCTCGGCGGTGCCGCAGTCACCGTCGACGCCGTCGTCGCCGTCGAATAA
- a CDS encoding permease: protein MLPPGLGEALLDSWDYFLHLAVILVPLFIGASFLVGLAQEYLPPEKVERKLRGHDEGTGNVAAAGLGAVTPFCSCSTVPVLAGLLQAGAPLGLAFSFLLASPLVNEIAILLLIGLFGIEVTVYYVLITFVAAVIGGIVIGRLGLVEHVKDVRVVEETNQAVATDGGTADCCAGSPVTANQTHRQHVETAAREAWSFFVDTLPYLILGMTLGALIHGVVPVDVLHAVLGSENPLAVPLAAVAGAPVYISLSGMLPIAASLSEQGIAIGTVLAFVVGGAGVSIPNLILLNKLFERRLLFVYAGTVVTIGVVVGVVFNVFIV from the coding sequence ATGCTTCCACCAGGTCTTGGCGAGGCACTCTTGGATTCCTGGGACTACTTCCTCCACCTCGCCGTCATTCTCGTCCCGCTATTCATCGGGGCTTCGTTCCTCGTGGGCCTCGCGCAAGAGTACCTACCCCCGGAGAAAGTCGAGCGCAAGCTCCGCGGCCACGATGAAGGAACCGGCAACGTCGCTGCCGCTGGATTAGGAGCTGTCACGCCGTTCTGTTCGTGTTCGACGGTTCCCGTCCTCGCCGGGTTGCTCCAAGCAGGGGCACCGCTCGGACTCGCGTTCTCGTTCCTGCTCGCATCGCCCCTCGTCAATGAGATCGCTATCCTCCTGCTTATCGGCCTCTTCGGAATTGAAGTCACTGTCTACTACGTCCTCATCACGTTCGTTGCCGCTGTCATCGGTGGCATCGTCATCGGACGGCTCGGATTGGTCGAGCACGTCAAAGATGTCCGTGTCGTCGAAGAGACGAACCAGGCCGTCGCAACGGACGGTGGGACGGCTGACTGCTGTGCAGGTAGTCCAGTTACGGCGAACCAGACGCACAGACAGCACGTCGAGACGGCCGCACGTGAAGCGTGGTCGTTCTTCGTCGATACGCTCCCGTACTTGATTCTGGGGATGACGCTCGGGGCGCTGATTCATGGTGTCGTTCCCGTCGACGTGCTCCACGCCGTCCTCGGGTCGGAGAATCCGCTGGCCGTGCCACTGGCGGCGGTGGCCGGTGCGCCGGTCTACATCAGCCTCAGCGGGATGCTCCCCATCGCGGCGTCCCTGAGTGAACAGGGGATTGCTATCGGGACTGTCCTCGCGTTCGTCGTCGGTGGCGCGGGCGTGAGCATTCCGAACCTGATTCTACTGAATAAGCTCTTCGAGCGCCGGCTGTTATTCGTCTACGCTGGTACTGTCGTCACGATTGGAGTCGTCGTTGGTGTCGTGTTCAACGTCTTCATCGTCTGA
- a CDS encoding putative toxin-antitoxin system toxin component, PIN family: MRAVLDTNVLISSVIATGVPHDVVVRGFNSEYEIIVSVATLTEFRETLLKYPEKFHMDEEDVQQEVETIRYYAEFVDPDEDITAVDDDPDDDKFLEAAVAGHVDYLVSGDRHLLDLDSFQGIDIVDPRTFYEYLTAR; encoded by the coding sequence ATGAGAGCCGTTCTCGATACGAACGTCCTCATTTCAAGCGTCATCGCAACTGGTGTCCCCCACGACGTGGTCGTCAGGGGGTTCAATAGCGAGTATGAGATTATCGTGTCCGTCGCGACGCTGACTGAGTTTCGAGAAACGCTGTTGAAATACCCAGAGAAGTTCCACATGGACGAAGAAGACGTCCAGCAGGAGGTCGAAACAATCCGGTATTACGCAGAGTTCGTCGACCCAGACGAGGACATCACAGCGGTTGATGATGATCCCGATGACGACAAATTTCTTGAGGCCGCCGTGGCGGGTCACGTGGACTATCTCGTTTCTGGCGATCGGCATCTACTCGATCTCGACTCCTTCCAAGGGATCGACATTGTCGACCCGAGAACGTTCTACGAGTATCTGACCGCCCGCTAG
- a CDS encoding DNA-binding protein gives MSSKNVTSDVVSVDEQAFEKHDESEVDEDGFEVVDETPEFQATVQMEVQAKVDSNHPDARVEAGPDHMFGKTLEQEERIQAREAELERISAQAELGTQEGREKRTRDIAAKRSAKRRIEFQKRRASVDPMADPDRPDPRAELEQEQLAAVNEESMRLAEKLDGWSRASISRRLAEAVVTGKDMMSAVVGVFEELQTAPGQVIPIGKVEDVNRKEVSIEGTITQLWEPSSPAIAQVGLIEDESGRTKFTSWKASDAPWMEEGERVRIHGAAKNWYQGRVSVALTGWSTVLFPERGRWWE, from the coding sequence ATGTCAAGTAAGAACGTCACCAGTGATGTAGTTTCGGTCGATGAACAGGCATTTGAAAAACACGATGAATCAGAAGTCGACGAGGATGGCTTCGAGGTCGTCGATGAGACCCCGGAGTTCCAGGCGACGGTGCAGATGGAGGTGCAGGCGAAAGTCGATTCAAACCATCCGGACGCGCGAGTCGAAGCGGGGCCGGATCACATGTTCGGGAAGACCCTCGAACAAGAAGAGCGCATCCAGGCGCGGGAGGCTGAGCTGGAGCGCATCAGTGCCCAGGCCGAACTCGGGACGCAGGAGGGTCGGGAGAAGCGGACGCGAGATATCGCGGCAAAACGAAGTGCGAAGCGGCGGATTGAGTTCCAGAAGCGGAGAGCGAGCGTGGATCCGATGGCAGACCCGGATCGGCCGGACCCACGTGCAGAGCTCGAACAGGAGCAGTTGGCGGCTGTGAACGAAGAGTCGATGCGGCTGGCCGAGAAGCTGGATGGCTGGTCGCGGGCGTCGATCAGTCGGCGGCTGGCTGAGGCGGTCGTCACGGGGAAAGACATGATGAGTGCGGTCGTCGGGGTGTTCGAGGAGCTCCAGACGGCGCCGGGCCAGGTGATCCCGATTGGGAAAGTCGAGGATGTGAACCGAAAGGAGGTGAGCATCGAAGGAACGATTACACAGCTGTGGGAGCCGTCGAGTCCAGCCATTGCCCAAGTTGGACTCATCGAGGACGAGAGCGGGCGCACGAAATTCACGAGTTGGAAAGCGTCGGACGCACCGTGGATGGAGGAAGGAGAGCGTGTGCGGATTCACGGGGCGGCGAAGAACTGGTATCAGGGGCGCGTCTCAGTGGCCCTGACCGGGTGGAGCACCGTGCTGTTCCCCGAGCGCGGTCGGTGGTGGGAGTAG
- a CDS encoding low molecular weight phosphatase family protein encodes MSTNTDSAEPIRIAFMCVQNAGRSQMSTAFAERERDRRGLDDRVEILTGGTHPADHVHEEVIEVMDEAGFALSDRTPREITIDELQSCDYVATMGCSTLDVGEVGSAVEVRDWALDDPDGADLERVREIRDEIEQRVIALFDEFSVAT; translated from the coding sequence ATGTCCACGAATACTGATTCGGCTGAGCCGATTCGTATCGCCTTCATGTGCGTCCAGAACGCTGGCCGCTCCCAGATGTCCACGGCGTTCGCAGAGCGAGAACGCGACCGCCGTGGTCTCGACGACCGCGTCGAAATCCTGACTGGCGGGACGCATCCGGCCGACCACGTCCATGAGGAAGTAATCGAGGTGATGGACGAAGCGGGGTTCGCCCTCTCTGATCGAACACCGCGTGAAATCACGATTGACGAACTCCAATCGTGTGATTACGTTGCGACGATGGGCTGTTCCACGCTGGATGTCGGCGAGGTTGGGAGTGCTGTCGAGGTGCGCGACTGGGCGCTCGACGATCCCGATGGAGCGGACTTGGAGCGAGTGCGCGAAATCCGTGACGAAATCGAACAGCGGGTCATCGCGCTGTTCGACGAATTCAGCGTCGCTACATAA
- a CDS encoding DUF7558 family protein, translated as MQQTLSGCAFCDALPGAELGDARTWGKDELVTHPICVDCAIQERPDPDELDHHACDGCGRIVDTLPALTTFRVELGHLDGTLHLCVRCSPNGPATYWTRDLDEHLVARSQSG; from the coding sequence ATGCAACAGACACTTTCCGGGTGTGCGTTCTGCGATGCGCTCCCCGGCGCGGAACTAGGCGACGCCCGCACCTGGGGGAAAGACGAACTCGTCACACACCCGATTTGCGTCGACTGCGCAATTCAGGAGCGTCCTGATCCCGACGAACTCGACCACCACGCCTGCGACGGCTGTGGACGCATCGTCGATACGTTGCCGGCACTCACGACCTTCCGCGTCGAACTCGGCCACCTCGACGGAACACTACACCTCTGTGTCCGCTGTAGTCCCAACGGGCCAGCGACGTACTGGACGCGAGACCTCGACGAGCATCTCGTTGCCCGCTCCCAGTCCGGATAG
- a CDS encoding ArsR/SmtB family transcription factor — protein MSETESPPEDAQDALERLYDDPAARIAALQDVRPSEQDVAGQETVFKALGNEDRLRVLEALRDSECCGCELQVVLDAPQSTVATHLRKLKEAGLVKSRKKGKWSYYRIADTAVFELLDLAHAIQEDA, from the coding sequence ATGTCTGAAACAGAGTCACCGCCGGAGGATGCCCAGGATGCACTCGAACGGCTCTACGATGATCCAGCGGCCCGGATTGCCGCCTTACAAGACGTCCGGCCATCTGAACAGGATGTCGCCGGTCAGGAGACTGTCTTCAAAGCCCTCGGAAATGAAGATCGACTCCGCGTTCTCGAGGCGCTCCGTGATTCAGAGTGCTGTGGCTGTGAATTACAGGTCGTCCTCGACGCCCCACAATCGACCGTCGCCACGCACCTCCGGAAGCTGAAAGAGGCAGGCCTGGTGAAATCGCGGAAGAAGGGGAAGTGGAGCTACTACCGTATCGCCGACACCGCGGTCTTCGAACTACTCGACCTCGCTCACGCGATCCAGGAGGACGCCTAA
- a CDS encoding ArsR/SmtB family transcription factor, giving the protein MAQATDRLRRYLDDELGECRSEDVERRLDELGTLEAALGAPQVNAELDVLSALANETRYTLVRVLVAAQEELCVCELHAVVDVSESGLSHALSALVDAGLVDGRKDGRWKKYRATNRAVALVTVLEGSVSDE; this is encoded by the coding sequence ATGGCACAAGCCACAGATCGATTACGACGCTATCTCGATGACGAACTCGGGGAGTGTCGCAGCGAGGACGTCGAGCGTCGGCTCGACGAACTCGGCACCCTCGAAGCAGCACTCGGAGCACCGCAGGTGAATGCTGAACTCGACGTCCTTTCGGCACTCGCCAATGAGACGCGCTACACGCTCGTTCGTGTGCTCGTGGCGGCCCAGGAGGAACTCTGCGTCTGCGAGTTGCACGCGGTCGTCGACGTGAGTGAGAGCGGGCTAAGTCATGCTCTCTCGGCACTCGTCGACGCGGGCCTCGTCGACGGGCGAAAGGACGGTCGCTGGAAGAAGTACCGGGCGACCAACCGCGCAGTCGCCCTCGTGACCGTCCTCGAAGGGAGCGTGAGCGATGAGTAA
- a CDS encoding nucleotidyltransferase domain-containing protein: MSQEDRSEALIEVLEELEQSEIGFVLVGGYAISQFEPRFSTDLDLVIAPDDYDEVVAFLQQHGFERTAEFDVPAEETIYNREIECFERTEGLPHPVGVDILVNGLGCRQTEAEWSFDYLRTHSSPTTISGGTRSTTARAAAGEVLVAAKLHSGRKTDLADVLAAIPSIDLDRVETHLHRGDADALRQQLSDAHAFIEEGGLDHRFKSLFGQSSASAEDIETLLEFLDQQQ; this comes from the coding sequence ATGAGCCAGGAAGACCGAAGTGAGGCACTCATCGAAGTGCTCGAAGAACTAGAGCAGTCAGAAATTGGGTTCGTCCTCGTTGGCGGATACGCGATCAGTCAGTTCGAACCACGGTTCTCGACCGATCTCGATCTCGTCATCGCACCGGACGACTACGACGAAGTCGTTGCATTCCTCCAACAGCATGGCTTCGAACGGACAGCGGAGTTCGACGTCCCAGCAGAGGAAACCATCTACAACCGGGAAATCGAATGCTTCGAGCGAACCGAAGGACTACCCCACCCGGTCGGCGTGGACATCCTTGTGAACGGCCTCGGCTGCCGACAGACCGAAGCAGAGTGGTCGTTCGACTATCTGCGCACGCACAGTTCCCCGACGACGATTTCAGGCGGTACTCGGTCAACGACTGCACGAGCAGCTGCCGGCGAGGTCCTCGTCGCCGCGAAACTCCACAGTGGCCGGAAAACAGATCTCGCAGATGTCCTTGCTGCGATTCCCTCGATCGATTTAGATCGAGTCGAGACACATCTGCATCGCGGAGATGCTGATGCCCTTCGGCAACAGCTCAGTGACGCACACGCGTTCATCGAAGAGGGTGGGCTCGATCACCGGTTCAAGAGTCTGTTCGGCCAATCATCGGCCTCGGCCGAAGACATCGAGACGCTTCTCGAATTCCTCGATCAACAGCAGTAG
- a CDS encoding AbrB/MazE/SpoVT family DNA-binding domain-containing protein, with protein MSTDDPEVTTVTSKGQITIPSRLREQFGLEKGTKLMVVPTDYGLVLKKLELPSVEEFQHRVEERSEEVDLSMDEVTQLVHDARSADE; from the coding sequence ATGAGTACTGACGACCCTGAAGTCACGACGGTTACCTCGAAGGGACAGATCACGATCCCGAGTCGGCTTCGCGAGCAGTTCGGCCTCGAAAAAGGGACGAAGCTGATGGTCGTCCCGACAGACTACGGTCTGGTCTTGAAGAAACTCGAACTCCCCTCGGTCGAAGAGTTCCAGCACCGAGTCGAAGAGCGATCGGAAGAGGTCGATCTCTCCATGGATGAGGTCACTCAGTTGGTCCACGACGCGCGGAGCGCCGATGAATGA
- a CDS encoding DUF7568 family protein: MPRITNWVRESRTPKLAYRNTETNAHAVLHRAPDTYIHKWRAAILVDGYPVWTRGFATKEATSLRDELRKRPQPELPCPECPNDDVVVGQKSADGAKVQRWFECRECGYESRSAIIYGPER; the protein is encoded by the coding sequence ATGCCACGAATTACAAATTGGGTGCGTGAGAGCCGTACCCCGAAACTAGCGTATCGGAACACAGAGACCAACGCACATGCGGTGCTTCACCGAGCGCCGGACACGTACATCCACAAGTGGCGGGCTGCGATTCTCGTCGATGGCTATCCGGTGTGGACGCGCGGATTCGCGACGAAGGAAGCCACATCGCTTCGCGATGAACTCCGAAAACGGCCCCAGCCTGAACTACCCTGTCCAGAGTGTCCGAACGACGACGTCGTCGTCGGCCAGAAGAGTGCCGACGGCGCGAAGGTCCAACGGTGGTTCGAGTGTCGAGAGTGTGGCTACGAAAGCCGCTCAGCGATCATCTACGGCCCCGAGCGCTGA
- a CDS encoding winged helix-turn-helix domain-containing protein, giving the protein MSRTSNRANGDIIRDFLSVADLLEEPALAQLYAHIAREGEATVQELMDALDLAQGTAYTYVNRLVDAGVIEATNDEQPRTYVAREIDLTVTAADGAREYTITPALIDAVGRRATDDDIDTYIDRHGIAGLATALTYTVDRERGEVTHRLMARDLDISPLAAEIILQALEPVVHEHFDIEESGASIADIEGVDRDAVDDDA; this is encoded by the coding sequence ATGTCACGCACCTCAAACCGAGCCAACGGCGACATCATCCGCGACTTCCTCTCAGTCGCGGACCTCCTCGAGGAGCCAGCCCTCGCCCAGCTGTACGCGCATATCGCCCGAGAGGGGGAAGCAACCGTTCAGGAACTCATGGACGCCCTCGACCTCGCGCAGGGCACGGCCTACACCTACGTGAACCGGCTGGTCGACGCCGGCGTCATCGAGGCGACGAATGACGAGCAACCCCGGACGTACGTCGCTCGCGAGATTGACCTGACTGTCACGGCCGCTGACGGCGCTCGCGAGTACACGATCACGCCCGCACTCATCGACGCCGTCGGGCGGCGCGCGACCGACGACGACATCGATACCTACATCGACCGGCACGGGATCGCCGGTCTCGCGACAGCGCTCACCTACACCGTCGACCGAGAACGGGGCGAGGTTACCCACCGATTGATGGCCCGTGATCTCGATATCTCGCCGCTCGCCGCCGAGATCATCCTCCAGGCGCTCGAACCCGTCGTCCACGAGCACTTCGATATCGAGGAGTCGGGCGCGTCGATCGCGGATATCGAGGGTGTCGACCGAGACGCCGTCGACGACGACGCGTGA
- the arsB gene encoding ACR3 family arsenite efflux transporter — MSNVDAHEHGPNCDCESCGDPRSMDFLDKYLTVWIFGAMAIGVGLGYVAPSVTEPIQNLHLVGIGLVVMMYPPLAKADYSQLATVFSNWRVLGLSLIQNWLIGPTLMFTLAVVFFSGLVPGLPARPEFFLGLIFIGMARCIAMVLVWNELAEGSTEYVTGLVAFNSLFQIITYGVYVWFFALFLPPLLGMETLVAGITTFDITPMQVFEAIVVFLGIPFAAGFLTRYIGTRTKGEEWYDEVFIPKIDPLTLVALLFTIIVMFATQGENIIAAPADVLLIAVPLTIYFVVMFFVSFGMGRGIGADYSTTTAIGFTAASNNFELAIAVAVAVFGVGSGVAFTTVIGPLIEVPVLLALVNVALYFQRKLDWTDSETGSPGPSAPEPTTNDD, encoded by the coding sequence ATGAGTAACGTCGACGCCCACGAGCACGGGCCGAACTGCGACTGTGAGAGCTGTGGTGACCCGCGGTCGATGGACTTCCTCGACAAGTATCTCACCGTCTGGATCTTCGGTGCGATGGCGATTGGCGTGGGACTGGGCTACGTCGCCCCGTCAGTGACCGAGCCAATCCAGAATCTCCACCTCGTGGGAATCGGCCTCGTTGTGATGATGTACCCACCGCTGGCGAAGGCGGACTACTCACAGCTCGCGACAGTGTTCAGCAACTGGCGGGTGCTCGGGCTGAGTCTCATCCAGAACTGGCTCATCGGCCCGACGCTGATGTTCACGCTCGCAGTCGTCTTCTTCAGCGGGCTCGTTCCCGGCCTGCCGGCTCGCCCCGAATTCTTCCTTGGCCTCATCTTCATCGGGATGGCCCGGTGTATCGCGATGGTCTTGGTCTGGAACGAACTCGCCGAGGGTTCGACCGAATACGTGACCGGGCTGGTCGCGTTCAACAGCCTGTTCCAGATCATTACCTACGGGGTGTACGTCTGGTTCTTCGCGCTGTTCCTGCCCCCACTACTGGGGATGGAGACACTCGTCGCTGGCATCACCACCTTCGACATCACGCCGATGCAGGTGTTCGAGGCGATCGTCGTCTTCCTCGGTATTCCCTTCGCGGCAGGGTTCCTCACTCGCTATATCGGGACACGGACCAAGGGCGAGGAGTGGTACGACGAGGTGTTCATCCCGAAGATCGACCCCCTGACGCTGGTCGCGCTGCTGTTCACCATCATCGTGATGTTCGCCACGCAGGGCGAGAACATCATCGCCGCGCCTGCAGACGTCCTGTTGATTGCAGTGCCGCTGACGATCTACTTCGTGGTGATGTTCTTCGTGAGCTTCGGCATGGGCCGGGGCATCGGTGCGGACTACTCGACGACGACAGCGATTGGCTTCACGGCTGCCTCGAACAATTTCGAGCTGGCGATAGCAGTCGCGGTCGCGGTGTTCGGCGTCGGCTCCGGTGTTGCCTTCACGACCGTCATTGGTCCGCTCATCGAGGTGCCGGTTTTACTCGCGCTGGTCAACGTCGCCCTCTATTTCCAGCGGAAACTCGACTGGACTGACTCCGAGACTGGAAGTCCCGGACCATCCGCTCCTGAACCGACCACGAACGACGACTAA